In Paenibacillus xylanilyticus, the genomic window AGTATTGAACGAGTCGGATCTACGTTTGTTCAATGGATTCAGGCCGTACAAGAAAGTGATGATGCAAAACTGGAACTGACCATCCCTTCTTATTTTAATGCTCCGTGGTGGAACGTCATATCTAATGTGTGCATTCACAATGCGTATCATATTGGGCAGATCATGATGCTGAAAAAGAACGTCATAGCCTCAGCATAACAATAAGCTGCAGCAGATATAGAGGAGTACCGCCTGCAATAATCGAATACATATATTGGGAGCATTCTTTATTTAGAAGCACCAATAAGGCAGTAAATCAAAATTTCAAGGAGTGTTCGGATGAAAATAGGTTTTCTAATCGTGGATATGCAAGAGAGTATTGTGCGAGGTCGAGTCGAACAAAAAGGGATAGACCACGCTTGTGAGTATATCAACCACGTTGCAGATGTGCTTCGTTCAAATGATCATGTGGTGGTTCATGTGCAAGACGTCGAAGGGTTGGAAGAATCATCTCCGGAGGAATATCGGATTATTTCCGAGGTGAATGTCAATGAGAAGGATCTCACCGTTACGAAAGAAAGCTCCAATGCTTTCTGGCAGACAGAGCTGGAGTCTGTACTGAAGAGTCATGGTGTTGAGCTCGTGATCATCTCCGGTTTTGCCGCAGAGGAATGTGTTCTATTCACTTATAATGGAGCGATGGAGCGAGGATTCAGACCCGTTATGCTGCAAAATGGAATTCTCAGCACTCATCAGGAAGCGGTGACATCTACCTACAGAGATCGGAATGTGATCTCATATCCTGTGGTAGACTATCTCATCAAATAAACGAGAATATCCATGGATGCGACGAGGTCGTATCCATTTTTGCTATACATGGCAGATTCGTCAGACAGGACTACAAGTTTAAAGAAGGAGCAGCGGAGATGACAAGTCGAATTGTGGTTACAGGCGGGGCCATTATCAGAGATGATCATGGGAGAATTCTGCTGCAGCGTAGATCCGATTACGGTGACTGGGGATTGCCTGGTGGCGGTATGGAGCCCGGAGAGCGTATCGAAGAAACCATGATCAGAGAAGTGAAGGAAGAGACTGGCCTGGATGTGATTTCGTATGAACTGGCTTCCATCTACACGGGTGAGAGAATGAAGTATACCTATCCGGATGGCAATGAGGTCGTATTTGTCATGTTTCTGTTTAACGTCAGAGTTAATTTAGACGGAAAACTAGCTGAGGATGGACGAACACTATATTTTGAGGACGAGAATAAAGAGTCGTTGCAACTAACATTTGAAGTTTGGATGAAATCGAGATCGATATGATTAATAAGGTGCAGAGGCCGACTATTATAGATTTGATTCAAGAGAAGCAGGGGATTCTGCGTTAAGGAAAACAAATAACAGAATGGAGTGATACGTATGCCTTGGCCCATGGTACATTTTGCGGTTGCATCTGAAATCAGTTCTAATCCATCTCCGGAATTCTTGCTGGGAAGTCTGGCTCCTGATTCAATTCACGTGAGAAGTGATGTGCGCAGTGAGAAGGCAAAAACACATCTAATGATCGAAGAAGGCAGATTCGCAACAGATGAAGAGCTTCGGACGTTTTGGGAGTCCCATAGGCAGCAGGCGGAACGTGATCCTGCATTCTGGCAGTATTTGTGCGGATACATCGCCCATATTTATACGGACCGTGTGTGGACCTTTGATATCTACCCTGCATATGAAGAACATCCTCATGGCAGGAAGAGGTACACGCAGGAGGTAACGAAGCTGGAATTTATGATTTTGCGTAATCGTTCTGAGTCTCATGAGCTGCTGAATAAACTGAATGCGGGTAAGGCCTATGATTTGGGTGGTTTGCTTGAACAAGAGGTAGTTCAGTACAGGAAAGTGAAGGTGGATTTCTTGAATAATCCTGCGCATGAGCCCGCGGAAGATTTGAGTATTTTATCCATGGACGTTCTGGAACATTTCATTCATACAACTGCTCTAAGACTAAAACAATTGTTTGCGGAATGGAACGTATTTGAAGATTTACACACCAAAACCTCAAGCTAGGGAGTGCTTTGTTGAAGGTATATAAGAAAGAAGTCCGTAAAATGACGGTCAATGAGGTTTTATTCCTCTATGTTGTGGATGAGCAAGCCTACGATATAATTATCCGTATATATTCGAATGCGTTCAAATCTACCTTCGTAGAGTTTGTGGTCCCTTGGGAAGATACAAGGGATATTTTACTCTATGAGCCCAAGCTGATTTCCAAACTCGTTCAATATGCGATAAACCAAGGATGGGACTTCCATCAGAAAAATAATCAAATGAAATTCGACAACGCGACACGTATCATAAGAGTATTGATGGCAGAGTAGAGTAGAACCATTAGGAAAGTGCTGTGCTGCGCTACATAAAAAATGAGGTGACTGCTTATGCACCAAGTTATTCGCCTTACGGAATATCACGAGAGATATGATGAGGCATTAGCCAATTTTTCACTGACCGGAGAGCAGTTCTCGTTTACTGCATTACCTGCAGAAGTGATCGAGGAGGCCATCTCCAACCCCGATAAGGTTCCCATTGTGATTTTAAAAGAGGAGACACCGGTAGGCTTCTTTATTTTACATAAAAAATCGGAATACGCCGAAGGAAAGAAATATTCGAAAGCAATCTTGATAAGAGCATTATCCATTACGTTGGAACATCAGGGGAGAGGGTATGCACGGGCTGCCATGCAGGCGATCGGTCCATTGCTTCAGCAGATTGAGCCAGGCATGAAGGAAGTTATCCTCGCTGTAAATGAACAGAATGTGGCAGCACAGAGCCTGTATTTGAAGGTGGGTTTTCGTGACACGGGCATTCGAAGGGTTGGAGTACATGGTCTCCAGTTCGTTTTTCATAAACGAATGGATTGACCATAACCATGCCGAAAAGTTTATGAATCATTAGAAGAGAGGAGAATGTTATGCGAGCCAAAATCAAACAGGCAGACTTGGGTTCATCGCAACTTAGCTGGTTGTGTGTCCAGCCGATGCTCATTTCCGTTCGAGGTAAAGATGTTGCAGCCAAAGCAGAGATGTACCACCAGTTAAATGAAGGCCAACAAGCACTATTCCTGTTCTACTCCTATCATAACCACACGAAAAGTCTGGCGGAGTTTTACTGGTTCTCGGCTTACAATATTATGGAGATGAAGAGCTGGAGCGGCATCCGCAATGGAATG contains:
- a CDS encoding cysteine hydrolase family protein; this encodes MKIGFLIVDMQESIVRGRVEQKGIDHACEYINHVADVLRSNDHVVVHVQDVEGLEESSPEEYRIISEVNVNEKDLTVTKESSNAFWQTELESVLKSHGVELVIISGFAAEECVLFTYNGAMERGFRPVMLQNGILSTHQEAVTSTYRDRNVISYPVVDYLIK
- a CDS encoding GNAT family N-acetyltransferase, producing MHQVIRLTEYHERYDEALANFSLTGEQFSFTALPAEVIEEAISNPDKVPIVILKEETPVGFFILHKKSEYAEGKKYSKAILIRALSITLEHQGRGYARAAMQAIGPLLQQIEPGMKEVILAVNEQNVAAQSLYLKVGFRDTGIRRVGVHGLQFVFHKRMD
- a CDS encoding NUDIX domain-containing protein, translated to MTSRIVVTGGAIIRDDHGRILLQRRSDYGDWGLPGGGMEPGERIEETMIREVKEETGLDVISYELASIYTGERMKYTYPDGNEVVFVMFLFNVRVNLDGKLAEDGRTLYFEDENKESLQLTFEVWMKSRSI